From Dermochelys coriacea isolate rDerCor1 chromosome 9, rDerCor1.pri.v4, whole genome shotgun sequence, one genomic window encodes:
- the LOC119861303 gene encoding TSC22 domain family protein 3-like: MSTELYQSAMEVAVYQLHNFSISFFSSLLGGDVVSVKLDNSASGASVVAIDNKIEQAMDLVKNHLMYAVREEVEILKEQIKELVEKNSQLERENSLLKTLASPEQLEKFQSRLPAEGLSAEEQTGGAAAPAQHTGGSAV; this comes from the exons ATGAGCACCGAGCTCTACCAGTCCGCCATGGAGGTGGCCGTGTACCAGCTGCATAACTTCTCCATCTCCTTCTTCTCCTCGCTGCTCGGCGGGGACGTGGTCTCCGTCAAGCTGGACAACAG CGCCTCCGGAGCCAGCGTGGTGGCGATTGATAACAAGATCGAGCAGGCGATG GATCTAGTGAAAAACCACCTGATGTATGCCGTGCGGGAGGAGGTGGAGATCCTCAAGGAGCAGATCAAAGAACTGGTGGAGAAGAACTCCCAGCTGGAGCGAGAGAACAGCCTCTTGAAAACCCTGGCCAGCCCTGAGCAGCTGGAGAAATTCCAGTCCCGGCTGCCAGCAGAGGGGCTGTCTGCAGAGGAGCAGACGGGCGGGGCAGCTGCCCCGGCCCAGCACACCGGGGGCTCTGCGGTGTAA